One part of the Microtus ochrogaster isolate Prairie Vole_2 chromosome 18, MicOch1.0, whole genome shotgun sequence genome encodes these proteins:
- the Ticam2 gene encoding TIR domain-containing adapter molecule 2 — MGAGKSKLDHCPLSWHKRHSEDAAPDCHESEDSKDVSLHGFVEHSNRTEPPVGEQEGAEAKAEMPEEEGEEEAFLKFVILHAEDDIDEALRVQDLLQNDFGIRPGIIFAEMPCGRLHLQNLDDAVNGSAWTILLLTENFLRDTWCNFQFYTSLMNSVNRQHKYNSVIPMRPLNSPLPRERTPLALQTINALEEESRGFSTQVERIFQESVYERQRTIWKETRDALRGQFVA; from the coding sequence ATGGGAGCTGGGAAGTCTAAACTAGATCACTGCCCTCTTTCTTGGCACAAGAGGCACAGTGAGGATGCAGCTCCAGACTGCCATGAATCGGAGGATTCGAAGGATGTGTCCTTGCATGGTTTTGTGgagcacagcaatagaacagagCCGCCGgtaggagagcaggagggagcgGAGGCGAAAGCAGAGATGCCCGAGGAGGAAGGTGAAGAAGAAGCCTTCCTCAAATTTGTGATCCTGCATGCAGAGGACGACATAGATGAGGCCCTCAGGGTCCAGGATCTGCTGCAAAATGACTTTGGTATCAGGCCGGGGATCATTTTTGCCGAGATGCCGTGTGGCAGGCTGCATTTGCAGAATCTAGACGATGCTGTAAATGGGTCTGCGTGGACCATCTTGTTACTGACTGAAAACTTCCTACGAGACACCTGGTGTAACTTCCAGTTCTACACCTCCCTGATGAACTCTGTGAACAGGCAGCACAAGTACAACTCGGTCATTCCCATGCGGCCCCTGAACAGCCCCCTCCCTCGGGAAAGGACTCCCTTGGCGCTACAGACCATCAACGCCTTAGAGGAAGAAAGCCGAGGCTTTTCTACCCAAGTGGAGAGGATTTTCCAGGAGTCCGTGTACGAGAGGCAGCGGACGATATGGAAAGAGACGCGGGATGCGCTACGGGGACAGTTCGTTGCCTGA